The Anaeromyxobacter sp. Fw109-5 genomic interval AGGACCGCGGCGGCGGAGGGGAACGGGTAGTCGGGCGTGATGGTGCCGACCACGATCGCCTCGACGTCCTTGGGATCCAGGGAGGCCGCCTCGCACGCGCGGACGGCCGCCTTCACGGCGAGGTCGCTCGTCGCCTCGTCGGGGGACGCCACGTGACGCTCGCGGATGCCGGTCCGCTCGACGATCCAGTCGTCGCTCGTCTCGACCATCTTCTCGAGGTCACGGTTCGTCAGGACCTTCTCGGGCGCGTAGGAACCGGTGCCGGCGATGAACGATCGCATGTCTTCCTTTCGAATCAGGCGTCGTGCGACGAGGCGCGGCGCGGAGGGGGTGGCCTCGCGGCGCGGCCGGCGGCGCCCTCGAGGAGCGCCTCCGACGGCGCGACCGCGCGGGCGATCTCGTCTACGAAGTGGGCGCGGGCGGCGTCCCGGGCCCGGTGGATGGCGTTCTCGATCGCGATCGCGTCCGAGCGTCCGTGGGAGATGAAGCCGACGCCGTTCACGCCCACCAGCGGCGCGCCGCCGACCTCGCGCCAGTCGAGGCGCTTCTTCATGCCGTCGAGCGCGGCCTTGGAGAGCATCCCGCCGATGGCGGAGACGGCGGTGGAGCGGAGCGCGCGCTTCAGGTACTCGCCCACCACCTTCGCGGTCCCCTCCATCGTCTTGAGCGCGACGTTGCCGGTGAAGCCGTCGGTGACGATGACGTCCACCTCGCCGGTGAGGAGATCGCGCCCCTCGCAGTAGCCCACGAACTGGAGGGGGGCGTGCCGGAGCGCGGCGGCGGCGGCGCGGGTGAGGTCCGTCCCCTTCGACTCCTCCTCGCCGTTCGCGAGGATGGCGACCTTCGGGCGGGCGACGCCCACGACGCGCCGGGCGTAGACCTCGCCCATCAGCGCGAACTGGACGAGGTGGATGGGCTTGCAGTCCACCACCGCGCCCATGTCGAGCAGGATCGAGGAGCCCTTGAGCGCCGGCAGCACCGAGATGATGGCCGGCCGCTCCACGCCCTCCGGGCGGCCGAGCACGAAGATCGCGCCGGCCATCACCGCCCCGGAGTTGCCCGCCGACACCATCGCGCTCGCCCGGCCCGACTTCACGAGCTCGAAGCAGACGCGGATGGAGTTGTCGCGCTTGCGGCGCATCGCCTGGCCGGGGTGGTCGTCCATCTCGACGACCTCGCCGGCGTGGTGCACCTCGATCGGCAGCGCGTGCCCGGCGCGATGGCGCGCGAGCTCGTCGCGCAACCGCGCCTCGGGGCCGACCAGGAGGATCGGCAGCCCCTTACGCGCTGCGTTAATGGCGCCTTGAACGATCGCGCCCGGGGCGTGGTCGCCCCCCATCGCATCCACGGCGACGGGCGCGATCTTCCCGACCATCGGGGCTTGCTACGTCGCCTCGGTGATCTGCTCGCCCTTGTACGTCCCGCAGGACGGGCAAGCGCGGTGCGAGATCACCGGCTCCTTGCACTTGGGGCACTTGGTGACGTTCGCCACCTTGATCTTGAAGTTCGACGCGCGGCGGCGATCGCGGCGCATGCTGCTCGTACGCTTCTTCGGGACACCCACGGCGTGCTCCTTTTGCTGACTGGTACGGCCGCTCCTACAGCTTCACGTTCTTGAGGCCCGCCCAGCGCGGATCCGGAACGTGGCGATCGCAGCCGCACTCGCGATCGTTCAAGTTGGCCCCGCACACGGGGCAGAGGCCCTTGCAGCCCTCGGTGCACACCGGGTAGCCCGGGAGCGCGAGGAGGATCTGCTCGCGGAGGATCGGGTCGAGGTCCACGACCTTGCCCGAGTACGTGTCCTCCTCCGCCTGCCCGGGATCGAAGCTACCGGCGACCGGACCCGTGTTCGAGTCCTTCCCGCCGTGCGTCTCGCCGGCGAGCTCCTCCGCCGGCACGAGCGTGAGCTCGAAGTCGACCGGGACGTCCAGTGAGATCGGGACGAGGCAGCGGCCGCACGCCGCCGAGAGCTCGGCCCGGGCGTGCCCCTCGACGCGGACGCGACGCTCGATCCGCTCGAGCTTCGCCTCCACGTGCGCAGGGCCCCGCGCGCGATACCCCGCGCGGTCGCCGGCGACCATCTCGTCGAGCTGCTCGCGAGCCACGTCCCAGCTGCGCCGGAGTCCGGCCTCCTTGATTTCGTCAATGTTGACGCGCATTTACAACGCTTCCCGAGACCAAAAAAGGGCCTCATTATAGGGGTCGATCAGGCGAAGTCAAGGCGCGCCGGGCCAAGCCGCGCGCCTTCGGCCGCCCTCCTCACCAGAAGGAGACGCCCTTCTTAACCCCCGCTCGAGGGATCTTCAGCGCGGCGAGCGGGGGCGTTCCTCCGGGCGAGACCCCTCGTCTCAGGGCTTCACGAGGCCGCGGGCGACCGCGAGGAGCGCCGCCTCGGCCTTCGTGGAGACGTCCATCTTCTCGTAGATCCGCTTCACGTACGTCTGCACGGTCCCCTCGGCGATCCCGAGCGCCTGCGCCACGTCCGCGTAGGTGTGGCCGTGCACGAGCAGCTGCAGCACCTCGAGCTCGCGCTTCGAGAGCGCCGGGCCGTCCTTCGCCTTCTGGTCGGGCGGGTCGCCGCGCAGCTCGGAGAGGAGCACCTTCGCGGCGCGCGGGCTGATGGGGGCGGCGTCGCCGCTGAGCACGTCCTCCACGGCGCGGGTCAGCTCGGCGGCGTGGAACGGCTTCAGGATGTAGCCGGAGGCGCCGGCGCGCATGGCCGCGAGGACGCGCGCGGGGATGTCCACCGCGGTCAGGGCGATGCAGGCCGTCTTGGGGAGCTCGTGCCGGATGGTGGCGATGACGTCCTCGCCGCTCATCTTGGGCAGCCCGAGGTCCACGAGCGCCACGTCCGGACGCTCCCGGCGGGCGAGCGTCACCCCCTCCTCCCCGCTGGCCGCGGTGCCGCACACCTCGAAGCCGTGCGAGGTGAGGACCTGCGCGATGAGCCGGGAGACCGCCTCGTCGTCCTCCACCGCGATTGCCCGGATAGCCATGTTCCCCCAAGTCCGAAGTGGAGGCACATCCAGCCTCCGCAAGCGGTCCATTCAGTAGCAGCCCGCGCGGTGGGGGGTCAAGAAACCCACCCCCCCTCCGAACCGGGCGCGCGAGCCGACCGCCGCCCACCCGTCCGCACACGGAAGTACCTGACACCAAATGGAAATCTCGGGAGAGCTGTGTCAGGTTGCTCGCCTGGTCGCACAGGAGGCGTTCATGCGAAGCGGACACGCTCGGCTCGGGCTGCTCGTCGCTGCCCTTTCCTCATTCTTCCTCGCCTGCAGCTCCGGGGGCGGCGGAAAAGATGATCCGGCGTGCACGCTCGCCGGCCTCGGGCAGGCGTGCGCAGCGCCGTCCGAGTGCTGCTCGGGCGCTTGCTCGGCCGGCATCTGCGTGCCGGACGGCTACTGTGGCGGCGAGGGCGCCGCGTGCGACGTCTCCGGGGACTGCTGCGACTCTCCCGCGGCGCTGCTCTGCAGCAGCAACGGGGTGTGCGTCGATCCTGGTGCCTGTCTCCCCGACCCAGGCGCGGCGTGCACCGCCGACGCCGACTGCTGCAGCGGGGCGTGCAACGGCGGCCACTGCGGAGAGCCTCAGGCCCCGCAGTGCAGCCTGCAGAACGAGGCGTGCACCGCCAACGACCAGTGCTGCTCCAAGACCTGCGCCTCCGGCAAGTGCACCGACTCCGGCGCCTGCACCGTGGAGGGCAGCTCGTGCGCCGCCGACCTCGAGTGCTGCTCGAAGAACTGCCTCGGCGAGACCGCCACGGCG includes:
- the rpmF gene encoding 50S ribosomal protein L32, which translates into the protein MGVPKKRTSSMRRDRRRASNFKIKVANVTKCPKCKEPVISHRACPSCGTYKGEQITEAT
- a CDS encoding response regulator transcription factor, which encodes MAIRAIAVEDDEAVSRLIAQVLTSHGFEVCGTAASGEEGVTLARRERPDVALVDLGLPKMSGEDVIATIRHELPKTACIALTAVDIPARVLAAMRAGASGYILKPFHAAELTRAVEDVLSGDAAPISPRAAKVLLSELRGDPPDQKAKDGPALSKRELEVLQLLVHGHTYADVAQALGIAEGTVQTYVKRIYEKMDVSTKAEAALLAVARGLVKP
- the plsX gene encoding phosphate acyltransferase PlsX; the protein is MVGKIAPVAVDAMGGDHAPGAIVQGAINAARKGLPILLVGPEARLRDELARHRAGHALPIEVHHAGEVVEMDDHPGQAMRRKRDNSIRVCFELVKSGRASAMVSAGNSGAVMAGAIFVLGRPEGVERPAIISVLPALKGSSILLDMGAVVDCKPIHLVQFALMGEVYARRVVGVARPKVAILANGEEESKGTDLTRAAAAALRHAPLQFVGYCEGRDLLTGEVDVIVTDGFTGNVALKTMEGTAKVVGEYLKRALRSTAVSAIGGMLSKAALDGMKKRLDWREVGGAPLVGVNGVGFISHGRSDAIAIENAIHRARDAARAHFVDEIARAVAPSEALLEGAAGRAARPPPPRRASSHDA
- a CDS encoding DUF177 domain-containing protein produces the protein MRVNIDEIKEAGLRRSWDVAREQLDEMVAGDRAGYRARGPAHVEAKLERIERRVRVEGHARAELSAACGRCLVPISLDVPVDFELTLVPAEELAGETHGGKDSNTGPVAGSFDPGQAEEDTYSGKVVDLDPILREQILLALPGYPVCTEGCKGLCPVCGANLNDRECGCDRHVPDPRWAGLKNVKL